In the Granulosicoccus antarcticus IMCC3135 genome, TGGGGCACCACCGCGCCGGATCCACAATGCACTACGACTACTAGCTGATCGTCCATCCTCCTTGAGCACCTGGATACCGGTGTCGTCGGACATGGCGATGTCGTAGGCGAAGAACACCTCCTGCATCAGGTTGTATAGCGGCTGGAGCAAGGAGGCCCTGTCGATCAACCAGCGGGCCAGCTTCGAGCGCGACAGATCCAGCCCCTCACGGGCCCAGATCTTCTCCTGGCGATACAGGGGCAAGCAATCCAGGAGTTTTGCCACCATGGTGTAGGCCAGAATCGAGGGGCTGGCCTGTGAGCCTGGCAAGGGTTGCAACGGCATCAACGCGGTTTTTACGCCACACTCCTTGCATTCACAGGCGTACTTGATCTTCACGTGCTGGATGACAAACTGACGCGCCGGGATCACTCCGATCTGTTCGGTGATTTCTTCTCCAATAGGCATCAGCTGGCCACCACACCTGCCATGGCGATGTTCCTCGTCCAGTTCGTGCGTGACACGGACACGCTCCAGATGATCGGGCAGCACACGACGTGGACGCGGCTTTGCCGGGTTGGCAGGCGGCGCTTTGTCAGGAGCGTCGGGATTGGCCGCATCGTCTGCATCGGTAGCCGAATCACTCACCGGCTCATCTGTATTGTCCAGCTCCTCCTCAAGCGTTGCTTGCATGGCCGCAAGCTCCGCCTCGTTGAATAAACTCAGATCAGCTTGACCGGGGTGCTTTTCCGAGGAACGCCCCAATGACGCTGGGCCAGTTGAGCAATCACCTGCTCCAGCTTGTCGATCATGCGTATTTTACCGGCAAGATCACGCTCGGCGACAATGAGCCTCTCGCGCAATTGCTCGATGTCATTGATGTCGCTTGGGGGAGGTAGGGTGTTCACGCAGACGACAATACTACAAGCCTGAACAGAAGTCAGACACTCACTTCCTCAGAAGTGACGTGCGTATAT is a window encoding:
- a CDS encoding IS66 family transposase, which gives rise to MGRSSEKHPGQADLSLFNEAELAAMQATLEEELDNTDEPVSDSATDADDAANPDAPDKAPPANPAKPRPRRVLPDHLERVRVTHELDEEHRHGRCGGQLMPIGEEITEQIGVIPARQFVIQHVKIKYACECKECGVKTALMPLQPLPGSQASPSILAYTMVAKLLDCLPLYRQEKIWAREGLDLSRSKLARWLIDRASLLQPLYNLMQEVFFAYDIAMSDDTGIQVLKEDGRSASSRSALWIRRGGAPETPVVLLDYNVSKGSAVASMLLEEFKGYLVVDAAPSFNAIVSKNELVTVLCNDHYLESFFITSDKPLSLSE